A DNA window from Janibacter sp. A1S7 contains the following coding sequences:
- a CDS encoding SGNH/GDSL hydrolase family protein, with protein MRTLRYVAIGDSLSEGVGDLSWPDGTPRGWTDRLAELLAAHHGTLDYANLAIRGYRTVEVLQTQVQPALALDPDVVTLTAGMNDILRPRLDVAALRHRLVEIVAPFTAKGVRVAVVPIPDLRGVTPAGRMLQRRRLVLNELYRRLAQEHGMIPPTETSGTVFEDRRAWAEDRLHLSELGHTRLAVAAAELLGTPATIDWAGLPEGPAPRRTLRTEVTWARRYVGPWTWRRLRGRSTGDGRTAKHPDLVRLTAERWETAGRR; from the coding sequence ATGCGGACCCTGCGTTACGTCGCGATCGGCGACAGCCTCTCCGAGGGCGTGGGCGACCTCTCGTGGCCGGACGGCACGCCGCGCGGCTGGACCGACCGACTGGCCGAGCTGTTGGCCGCCCACCACGGCACGCTCGACTACGCCAACCTCGCCATCCGCGGGTACCGGACCGTGGAGGTCCTCCAGACCCAGGTGCAGCCCGCCCTCGCCCTCGACCCCGACGTCGTCACCCTCACTGCGGGCATGAACGACATCCTGCGTCCGCGGCTGGACGTGGCGGCGCTGCGGCACCGGCTGGTGGAGATCGTCGCCCCCTTCACCGCGAAGGGGGTCCGCGTCGCCGTCGTCCCGATCCCCGACCTGCGTGGCGTCACCCCGGCCGGGCGGATGCTGCAGCGTCGACGGTTGGTGCTCAACGAGCTCTACCGCCGACTGGCGCAGGAGCACGGGATGATCCCGCCGACGGAGACGAGCGGCACCGTCTTCGAGGACCGGCGCGCCTGGGCCGAGGACCGGCTGCACCTCTCCGAGCTCGGGCACACCCGCCTGGCGGTCGCCGCGGCCGAGCTCCTGGGGACGCCGGCGACGATCGACTGGGCCGGCCTGCCCGAGGGACCGGCGCCGCGCCGGACCCTGCGCACCGAGGTGACCTGGGCCCGCAGGTACGTCGGGCCCTGGACCTGGCGGCGCCTGCGGGGACGGTCCACCGGGGACGGGCGCACGGCCAAGCATCCCGACCTCGTGCGGCTGACCGCCGAGCGCTGGGAGACCGCCGGGAGGAGATGA
- a CDS encoding TraR/DksA family transcriptional regulator yields MVQGAPGWKGYGMSDTGTTGTSTATRATTMTGGAGQETAPTASTVDTATISGDDGSTWTEAEVRQVRADLTTEVERLSEEIAAIEAELSGPVAQQGGAEGRDEADVGGRLVEQEHEMTLLEGARAGLTQNLAALERLDAGTYGTCESCGEPIGKLRLQAFQRATLCVSCKKVQERA; encoded by the coding sequence ATGGTGCAGGGTGCGCCGGGTTGGAAGGGGTACGGGATGAGCGACACGGGGACGACGGGAACGTCGACAGCCACCCGGGCGACGACGATGACCGGGGGCGCCGGGCAGGAGACCGCGCCGACCGCGAGCACGGTGGATACGGCCACGATCAGCGGGGATGATGGGTCGACTTGGACCGAGGCGGAGGTGAGGCAGGTGCGAGCCGACCTCACCACCGAGGTCGAGCGGCTGTCCGAGGAGATCGCTGCGATCGAGGCCGAGCTCAGCGGGCCCGTGGCGCAGCAGGGGGGCGCCGAGGGTCGCGACGAGGCGGATGTCGGGGGCCGGCTCGTCGAGCAGGAGCACGAGATGACCCTGCTCGAGGGGGCCCGTGCGGGTCTGACGCAGAACCTGGCCGCCCTGGAGCGCCTCGACGCCGGCACCTACGGCACGTGTGAGTCCTGCGGGGAGCCGATCGGAAAGCTCCGGCTGCAGGCCTTCCAGCGCGCGACCCTGTGCGTGTCGTGCAAGAAGGTGCAGGAGCGGGCCTGA
- a CDS encoding M18 family aminopeptidase translates to MPAPTDHAEDLADFVDASPSSYHAAAEVARRLQAAGFTALAEPSAWPHTPGTYLVVRDGALLAWVVPASATATTPVRIFGAHSDSPGFKLKPQPSTGRHGWLQAGVEVYGGPLLNSWLDRELRLAGRLVLDDGTEALADSGPLLRLPQLAIHLDREANERLALDKQAHTQPVWGVGATDSADLLAELAASAGVETSRIRGYDLVTADSARGVVFGREDAFFAAGRLDDLASVHAGTVALTEVGDDLATDHIPMLAVFDHEEVGSATRSGAAGPFLQDVLERVGLALGGDRADRMRALASSWCVSSDVGHSVHPNFPEKHDPHVRPLLGSGPILKLNANQRYASDGTGSAAWHGWCDAAGVTSQDFVSNNTVPCGSTIGPITATRLGIRTVDVGIPILSMHSARELAGTSDLLDLTRVARTFFRG, encoded by the coding sequence GTGCCGGCACCGACCGACCACGCCGAGGACCTCGCCGACTTCGTCGACGCGTCCCCGTCCAGCTACCACGCCGCGGCCGAGGTGGCCCGCCGGTTGCAGGCCGCCGGTTTCACGGCCCTGGCCGAGCCGAGTGCCTGGCCGCACACGCCGGGCACGTACCTGGTCGTGCGTGACGGAGCCCTCCTCGCGTGGGTGGTGCCGGCCTCGGCGACCGCCACGACGCCCGTGCGCATCTTCGGCGCGCACAGCGACTCCCCCGGCTTCAAGCTCAAGCCGCAGCCGAGTACCGGCAGGCACGGCTGGCTGCAGGCGGGTGTCGAGGTCTACGGCGGCCCGCTGCTGAACTCCTGGCTCGACCGCGAGTTGCGCCTGGCCGGCCGACTGGTCCTCGACGACGGGACCGAGGCCTTGGCCGACTCGGGCCCGTTGCTGCGGCTGCCGCAGCTGGCGATCCACCTCGACCGTGAGGCCAACGAGCGCCTCGCCCTCGACAAGCAGGCGCACACGCAGCCCGTCTGGGGCGTGGGCGCCACCGACTCCGCCGACCTGCTCGCCGAGCTGGCCGCCTCCGCCGGGGTGGAGACCTCGCGCATCCGCGGGTACGACCTCGTCACCGCCGACAGCGCCCGTGGGGTCGTCTTCGGGCGGGAGGACGCGTTCTTCGCGGCCGGTCGTCTCGACGACCTCGCCAGCGTGCACGCCGGGACCGTCGCCCTGACCGAGGTCGGCGACGACCTCGCGACCGATCACATCCCGATGCTGGCCGTCTTCGACCACGAGGAGGTCGGCTCCGCGACCCGATCGGGCGCGGCCGGGCCGTTCCTGCAGGACGTGCTCGAGCGCGTCGGGCTGGCGCTCGGTGGCGACCGGGCCGATCGGATGCGCGCCCTCGCGTCATCGTGGTGCGTCTCCAGCGACGTCGGCCACTCGGTGCACCCGAACTTCCCCGAGAAGCACGACCCCCACGTGCGCCCGCTGCTCGGCTCCGGGCCGATCCTCAAGCTCAACGCCAACCAGCGCTATGCCAGCGACGGCACCGGCTCCGCCGCCTGGCACGGGTGGTGCGACGCTGCCGGGGTGACCAGCCAGGACTTCGTCTCCAACAACACGGTGCCCTGCGGGTCGACGATCGGCCCGATCACCGCGACCCGGCTGGGGATCCGCACCGTCGACGTGGGCATCCCGATCCTGTCGATGCACTCCGCGCGCGAGCTCGCCGGTACGAGTGACCTGCTCGACCTGACGCGGGTGGCGCGCACCTTCTTCCGCGGCTGA
- a CDS encoding DUF4191 domain-containing protein, with protein MARKSDKPAKPKRENPFKRFWSVYKTIKQIDPQVNLWMLLAFVGVLAVGAVIGLLLGHFWSSFFIALPIGLLAAMIVLSRRGERAAFNQMDGQRGAAIGGLSAVKRGWYYDQEPVAADATKPGDIQTAAMVFRALGRPGVVLLGEGPKHRVDKLFVKETKKVNRVAPGVPVHTYIVGTGDGELPARKIRTTLIRLKPQLSKEEMSVVNKRLKSLPGLRQGVPAGVDPNKARMDRKALRGR; from the coding sequence ATGGCCAGAAAGTCCGACAAGCCCGCAAAGCCGAAGCGCGAGAACCCGTTCAAGAGGTTCTGGTCCGTCTACAAGACGATCAAGCAGATCGACCCGCAGGTGAACCTGTGGATGCTGCTTGCCTTCGTCGGCGTGCTCGCCGTGGGCGCCGTCATCGGTCTGCTGTTGGGCCACTTCTGGTCCTCCTTCTTCATCGCCCTGCCGATCGGGCTGCTCGCCGCCATGATCGTGCTCTCCCGACGCGGTGAGCGGGCCGCGTTCAACCAGATGGACGGCCAGCGCGGGGCCGCCATCGGTGGTCTGTCCGCGGTCAAGCGCGGCTGGTACTACGACCAGGAGCCGGTCGCCGCGGACGCGACGAAGCCGGGGGACATCCAGACCGCCGCCATGGTCTTCCGTGCCCTGGGCCGTCCGGGTGTCGTGCTGCTGGGCGAGGGACCGAAGCACCGTGTGGACAAGCTCTTCGTCAAGGAGACCAAGAAGGTCAACCGCGTCGCCCCGGGCGTGCCGGTCCACACCTACATCGTCGGCACCGGGGACGGCGAGCTGCCCGCCCGCAAGATCCGCACCACGCTGATCCGACTGAAGCCGCAGCTGTCGAAGGAGGAGATGTCGGTCGTCAACAAGCGGCTGAAGTCCCTCCCGGGCCTGCGGCAGGGCGTGCCCGCCGGCGTCGACCCGAACAAGGCCCGCATGGACCGCAAGGCCCTGCGCGGACGCTGA
- a CDS encoding RDD family protein has product MSNTGHHRGPTPGEGGNHASFGRRLLALVVDWAACLVIANALFATVIDRSPAAVSFLPLGLLFLVHLIGVTLGGASFGHRLLGLRVVPVHGGWVTPLRSAARAALLCLVIPPIIVISDDGRGLHDRVAGSRIVHV; this is encoded by the coding sequence GTGAGCAACACAGGGCACCACCGCGGACCGACCCCGGGCGAAGGGGGGAACCACGCCTCCTTCGGGCGTCGCCTCCTCGCCCTGGTCGTCGACTGGGCCGCCTGCCTGGTGATCGCCAACGCTCTGTTCGCCACCGTCATCGACCGCAGCCCGGCCGCTGTCTCCTTCCTCCCGCTCGGACTGCTCTTCCTCGTCCACCTGATCGGCGTCACCCTCGGCGGCGCCTCCTTCGGTCACCGCCTCCTGGGCCTACGGGTGGTGCCGGTGCACGGGGGGTGGGTCACCCCCCTTCGCTCGGCCGCGCGTGCTGCCCTGCTGTGCCTGGTGATCCCGCCGATCATCGTCATCTCCGACGACGGGCGTGGCCTGCACGACCGCGTCGCCGGTAGCCGGATCGTGCACGTCTGA
- a CDS encoding SpoIID/LytB domain-containing protein produces the protein MVVRSVRLAGVGALLAGLVLGAGAVPAQAGPAASGASGASWEFSGSGFGHGVGMSQYGAKAMADDGKSAAQILKYYYRGISVDRVRDDQLVHVNVGASRPSVTLRTSATQSGGGSFTVTVGSKTLKASKNSTVKVARSGAKVKVSHTAGTKTVHATGPSAQVTFDDGKTLLSIDGKSYQSGSARVVPASGSGVHAVMKVRLHDQYLDNVREMPWSWPAASLQAQAAAARGYALRKVDRGIRSACECHVYDNTSDQVFGTYPGAGASGWDRWKAAVRAGGTGTAGMVPRYHGALIEAVYSSSSGGRTQNNEDVFGGSPVAYLRSVNDPYSMRAENPRRSWTITVSGTKVDSAFGLADVVAVDVARRTTGGGVAEVVATSSTGKRASMTGEQMRRGLGLPSTYVVSPIKGTGPFPDVTAATTDFTKEIGWLKDERITTGYADGTFGPKDDISREAMAAFLYRAAGRPAVESAPDFTDVDSSSAFAREIAWLQDERITTGYADGTFGPKKRISREAMAAFMTRFLLEGRVPDATAPYEFSDIAGTQFEDHIAWIADQGLTTGHADGTFRPKSTITREAMAAFLYRSRDML, from the coding sequence GTGGTTGTTCGATCGGTGCGGCTTGCTGGTGTTGGTGCCTTGCTGGCCGGGCTGGTGCTCGGCGCCGGGGCGGTTCCGGCGCAGGCCGGCCCGGCCGCGTCGGGCGCCTCGGGCGCCTCGTGGGAGTTCTCCGGTTCGGGCTTCGGTCACGGGGTGGGGATGTCGCAGTACGGCGCGAAGGCGATGGCCGATGACGGCAAGAGCGCCGCGCAGATCCTGAAGTACTACTACCGGGGCATCTCGGTCGACCGGGTGCGCGACGACCAGTTGGTGCACGTCAACGTCGGTGCGTCGCGTCCGTCGGTGACGCTGCGGACCTCCGCGACACAGTCGGGTGGCGGCTCGTTCACGGTCACGGTCGGCAGCAAGACCCTGAAGGCGTCGAAGAACTCGACCGTGAAGGTGGCGCGTTCCGGCGCGAAGGTGAAGGTGTCGCACACGGCCGGCACGAAGACCGTGCACGCCACCGGCCCATCCGCGCAGGTGACCTTCGATGACGGGAAGACACTGCTGTCGATCGATGGCAAGAGCTACCAGTCGGGGTCGGCGCGGGTGGTGCCCGCCTCGGGCAGCGGGGTGCATGCGGTGATGAAGGTGCGCCTGCACGATCAGTACCTGGACAACGTGCGTGAGATGCCGTGGTCGTGGCCGGCGGCATCGCTGCAGGCGCAGGCGGCAGCAGCCCGCGGGTACGCGCTGCGCAAGGTCGACCGCGGCATCCGCTCAGCCTGCGAGTGCCACGTCTACGACAACACCAGCGACCAGGTGTTCGGCACCTACCCGGGCGCCGGCGCATCCGGGTGGGACCGGTGGAAGGCTGCGGTACGGGCCGGCGGTACGGGCACCGCGGGGATGGTTCCGCGGTACCACGGTGCCCTGATCGAGGCGGTGTACTCCTCCAGCAGCGGTGGCCGTACCCAGAACAACGAGGACGTGTTCGGCGGCTCCCCGGTTGCCTATCTGCGCTCGGTCAACGATCCGTACTCGATGCGCGCGGAGAACCCGCGCCGGTCCTGGACCATCACGGTCTCGGGGACGAAGGTCGACTCGGCGTTCGGGCTGGCGGACGTGGTGGCGGTGGATGTCGCCCGTCGTACCACTGGTGGTGGGGTCGCCGAGGTGGTCGCCACGTCCAGCACGGGCAAGCGGGCGTCGATGACGGGTGAGCAGATGCGGCGTGGGCTCGGCCTGCCGAGCACGTACGTGGTCTCGCCGATCAAGGGGACGGGGCCGTTCCCGGACGTGACTGCGGCGACGACCGACTTCACCAAGGAGATCGGTTGGCTGAAGGACGAGCGGATCACGACGGGTTACGCCGACGGGACCTTCGGGCCGAAGGACGACATCTCGCGTGAGGCGATGGCGGCGTTCTTGTACCGGGCGGCGGGCAGGCCCGCGGTGGAGAGTGCGCCCGACTTCACGGACGTCGACTCGTCGAGCGCGTTCGCCAGGGAGATCGCCTGGCTCCAGGACGAGCGCATCACCACGGGCTATGCGGACGGTACGTTCGGTCCCAAGAAGCGGATCTCGCGTGAGGCGATGGCGGCCTTCATGACCAGGTTCCTGCTCGAGGGGAGAGTGCCCGACGCCACTGCGCCCTACGAGTTCAGTGACATCGCCGGGACCCAGTTCGAGGACCACATCGCCTGGATCGCGGATCAGGGTCTGACCACGGGCCATGCCGACGGGACCTTCCGCCCGAAGAGCACAATCACCCGCGAGGCCATGGCGGCCTTCCTGTACCGCTCGCGGGACATGCTGTAA
- the glnA gene encoding type I glutamate--ammonia ligase, giving the protein MFSSPDEVLDFIKAEDVKFVDIRFCDLPGIMQHFNVPAESVDEDFFTEGQMFDGSSIRGFQAIHESDMKLVPDIGTAFVDPFRAEKTLILNFSIVDPFTGEQYSRDPRNVAAKAEAYLTSTGIADTAFFGAEAEFYVFDDVRFDTQPQGSYYHLDSIEAAWNSGRTEEGGNQGYKTAFKGGYFPVPPVDHFADLRDRICLNMKSVGLEVERSHHEVGTAGQQEINYKFNTLQQSGDDIMKFKYVVKSTVWDDGRTATFMPKPIYGDNGSGMHTHQSLWKDGEPLFYDEKGYGGLSDIARWYIGGLLKHAPALLAFTNPTANSYRRLVPGFEAPINLVYSARNRSACIRIPIAGNSPKAKRVEFRIPDPSSNPYLCFAAQLMAGIDGIKNRIEPPEPIDKDLYELPPDEHEAIEQVPTTLPEVLKALEEDHEFLLEGDVFTADLIETWIAWKWENEVIPLQMRPHPHEFEMYFDI; this is encoded by the coding sequence TTGTTCAGCTCCCCTGACGAGGTTCTCGACTTCATCAAGGCCGAGGACGTCAAGTTCGTCGACATCCGTTTCTGCGACCTGCCCGGCATCATGCAGCACTTCAACGTGCCTGCCGAGAGCGTCGACGAGGACTTCTTCACCGAGGGCCAGATGTTCGACGGGTCCTCGATCCGCGGCTTCCAGGCCATCCACGAGTCCGACATGAAACTCGTGCCGGACATCGGCACCGCCTTCGTGGACCCCTTCCGCGCGGAGAAGACGCTGATCCTCAACTTCTCCATCGTCGACCCCTTCACCGGTGAGCAGTATAGCCGCGACCCGCGCAACGTCGCGGCGAAGGCGGAGGCCTACCTGACGTCCACGGGCATCGCCGACACCGCCTTCTTCGGCGCCGAGGCGGAGTTCTACGTCTTCGACGACGTGCGCTTCGACACCCAGCCGCAGGGGAGCTACTACCACCTCGACTCGATCGAGGCCGCGTGGAACTCCGGTCGCACGGAGGAGGGCGGCAACCAGGGCTACAAGACGGCCTTCAAGGGTGGGTACTTCCCCGTCCCGCCGGTCGACCACTTCGCCGACCTGCGCGACAGGATCTGCCTGAACATGAAGTCCGTCGGCCTCGAGGTCGAGCGCAGCCACCACGAGGTCGGCACCGCCGGGCAGCAGGAGATCAACTACAAGTTCAACACGCTCCAGCAGTCCGGCGACGACATCATGAAGTTCAAGTACGTCGTCAAGAGCACCGTCTGGGACGACGGGCGCACGGCGACCTTCATGCCGAAGCCGATCTACGGTGACAACGGCTCGGGGATGCACACCCACCAGAGTCTGTGGAAGGACGGCGAGCCGCTCTTCTACGACGAGAAGGGGTACGGCGGCCTGTCCGACATCGCCCGCTGGTACATCGGTGGCCTGCTCAAGCACGCCCCGGCGCTGCTCGCCTTCACCAACCCCACGGCCAACAGCTACCGTCGCCTGGTACCCGGCTTCGAGGCGCCGATCAACCTGGTCTACTCCGCCCGCAACCGCTCGGCGTGCATCCGCATCCCGATCGCGGGCAACTCCCCCAAGGCCAAGCGCGTCGAGTTCCGCATCCCGGATCCCTCGAGCAACCCGTACCTGTGCTTCGCCGCGCAGCTGATGGCCGGGATCGACGGCATCAAGAACCGCATCGAGCCCCCGGAGCCGATCGACAAGGACCTCTACGAGCTGCCGCCGGACGAGCACGAGGCCATCGAGCAGGTCCCCACGACCCTGCCGGAGGTGCTGAAGGCGCTCGAGGAGGACCACGAGTTCCTGCTCGAGGGGGACGTCTTCACCGCCGACCTGATCGAGACCTGGATCGCGTGGAAGTGGGAGAACGAGGTCATCCCACTGCAGATGCGTCCGCACCCGCACGAATTCGAGATGTACTTCGATATTTGA